One part of the Marinobacter sp. M3C genome encodes these proteins:
- a CDS encoding ABC transporter permease, producing MLAFLVQRIFQAFLVMFVISMIAFAIQDGLGDPLQELVGMSVSLEERDAIREDMGLNDPIYVQYARFAGNALQGDLGISYFYGKPTLQVIAEHLPATLELVIGASLIILVFSVPIGVYAAIRPQAFLSKFFMGISTVGISIPVFLTAIVLIQLFSIGVAIEVFPTDTGWGAWLNGALSTDGGLPSYGRGDELTHLFGTWNSGFFSSNGLWHLVLPCVSLASIMLPLFIRLIRAEMLEVLQSDYIRYARAKGLSSGRINFLHALKNTMLPVITVGGVQLGIMVAYTILTETVFQWPGMGLMFLEAITRSDIPLIVAYLMVVGLVFVITNTIVDLIYGLVNPTVKLTGKKA from the coding sequence ATGCTAGCGTTTTTGGTTCAACGGATTTTTCAGGCATTTCTGGTCATGTTCGTGATCAGCATGATCGCGTTTGCCATTCAGGACGGCCTGGGTGACCCGCTGCAGGAACTGGTGGGCATGTCGGTGTCGCTGGAAGAGCGTGACGCAATACGTGAAGACATGGGTTTGAATGACCCGATATACGTGCAGTATGCGCGCTTTGCCGGTAATGCCCTGCAGGGAGATCTGGGCATTTCGTACTTCTACGGCAAGCCTACGTTACAGGTGATTGCCGAACACCTTCCGGCCACCCTGGAATTGGTGATCGGTGCCAGTCTGATTATTTTGGTGTTTTCGGTGCCTATTGGTGTGTACGCAGCCATTCGACCGCAAGCATTTTTGTCGAAATTTTTCATGGGCATCAGCACCGTGGGTATTTCAATTCCGGTGTTCTTGACCGCCATTGTGCTGATTCAGCTGTTTTCGATTGGGGTTGCGATTGAAGTGTTTCCAACGGATACCGGTTGGGGCGCCTGGCTAAACGGCGCGCTGTCTACCGATGGCGGTTTGCCGTCTTACGGACGCGGTGACGAGCTTACCCATTTGTTCGGTACCTGGAATTCAGGGTTTTTCTCTTCGAATGGCCTTTGGCACCTGGTACTGCCCTGTGTGTCTTTGGCGTCTATCATGCTGCCGCTGTTTATCCGGCTGATTCGTGCGGAAATGTTGGAAGTGCTGCAAAGCGACTACATTCGTTACGCCCGCGCCAAGGGCTTGTCTTCCGGCCGTATCAACTTTCTGCACGCCCTGAAAAACACCATGCTGCCGGTGATTACGGTGGGCGGTGTACAACTTGGCATCATGGTCGCTTACACCATTCTTACCGAAACCGTATTCCAGTGGCCGGGCATGGGCTTGATGTTTCTGGAAGCCATTACCCGCAGCGACATTCCGTTGATTGTGGCCTACCTGATGGTGGTGGGGCTGGTGTTTGTAATTACCAACACGATTGTGGATCTGATCTACGGCCTGGTGAACCCCACTGTAAAACTGACCGGTAAAAAAGCATGA
- a CDS encoding ABC transporter substrate-binding protein — MRKLLTAFVGSMALAAAPLALSAEATKELKMAYDADPVTLDIHEQLSGGMLQLSHMTFDPLIRWNKDLGFDARLAESWERVDDKTMRFKLREGVKFHSGNELTTKDVEFTYERLKQSSDFKAIFAPFTGINVIDDYTFELVTAEPYPLLLNTATYIFPMDSEFYSGETEKGQSKAAITKHGSSFASGNLSGTGPYIVTSRQQGVRMEFERFADYWDEASPGNVKKIVLTPIKENNTRVSALLSGGVDFIAPVPPTDLERIKRDKDVDLVTMSGTRIIMFHMNQDRVEAFRNLKVRQAVAYAINQEGIAAKIMKGFATPAAQMSPAGYSGHNESLKLRYDVKKAQQLMKEAGYEDGFTITMISPNNRYVNDDKIAQAAAAMLARINITVDLKTLPKAQYWPEFDARSGDMMLIGWHADTEDSANFFEFLTFCPNADTGAGQYNAGNYCNPEVDALVAKANLETDREKRDAMLQDAEKQLYDDAAFIPLHWQDLAWASKKNVKLDPILNVMNFPFLGDLVVE; from the coding sequence ATGAGAAAGCTACTAACCGCATTTGTGGGCTCAATGGCTTTGGCCGCGGCGCCCTTGGCGCTGTCTGCTGAAGCGACCAAAGAACTGAAAATGGCGTACGACGCCGATCCCGTCACCCTGGACATCCACGAGCAGTTGTCTGGCGGTATGTTACAGCTGTCCCACATGACCTTTGACCCGCTGATACGCTGGAACAAAGACCTGGGTTTTGACGCCCGTCTGGCAGAAAGTTGGGAGCGTGTGGATGACAAAACCATGCGTTTCAAGCTGCGCGAGGGCGTTAAATTCCATTCCGGTAATGAGCTGACCACCAAAGACGTAGAGTTTACCTACGAACGTTTGAAGCAAAGCTCTGATTTTAAAGCGATCTTCGCGCCTTTCACCGGCATCAATGTGATTGATGACTACACCTTTGAACTGGTTACCGCCGAGCCTTACCCGCTGTTGCTGAATACCGCTACTTACATTTTTCCGATGGACAGCGAGTTCTACTCCGGCGAGACCGAAAAGGGCCAGAGCAAAGCGGCCATTACCAAGCACGGCAGTTCCTTTGCCTCTGGCAACCTGTCCGGTACTGGCCCTTACATTGTTACGTCGCGCCAGCAGGGCGTGCGCATGGAGTTTGAGCGCTTTGCCGATTACTGGGATGAAGCCTCACCCGGCAATGTGAAGAAAATCGTGCTGACTCCCATCAAAGAAAACAACACTCGTGTATCGGCGTTGCTGTCAGGCGGTGTGGATTTTATTGCTCCGGTACCGCCAACCGATCTGGAACGCATCAAGCGCGACAAAGACGTAGACCTGGTGACCATGAGCGGTACCCGCATCATCATGTTCCATATGAATCAGGATCGTGTGGAAGCCTTCAGGAATCTCAAAGTGCGCCAGGCGGTGGCTTACGCCATTAACCAGGAAGGCATTGCGGCTAAAATCATGAAAGGTTTTGCGACCCCCGCGGCGCAGATGTCACCGGCCGGCTATTCTGGCCATAACGAATCTTTGAAGCTGCGTTATGATGTGAAAAAAGCGCAACAACTGATGAAGGAGGCCGGCTACGAAGACGGCTTTACCATCACCATGATATCGCCTAACAACCGTTACGTGAATGACGACAAAATTGCCCAGGCAGCTGCGGCTATGCTGGCGCGCATTAACATCACGGTTGATCTGAAAACTCTGCCCAAGGCCCAGTACTGGCCGGAATTTGATGCCCGCTCAGGTGACATGATGTTGATTGGCTGGCACGCCGACACCGAGGATTCTGCGAACTTTTTCGAGTTCCTGACCTTCTGCCCGAACGCCGACACCGGCGCTGGCCAGTACAACGCGGGTAACTACTGCAATCCGGAAGTCGATGCGCTGGTGGCAAAAGCCAATTTGGAAACCGATCGCGAAAAGCGTGACGCCATGCTGCAAGACGCAGAAAAGCAACTGTATGACGACGCGGCGTTTATTCCCCTGCATTGGCAGGATCTGGCCTGGGCTTCAAAGAAGAATGTGAAGCTTGACCCCATTCTGAACGTGATGAACTTCCCGTTCCTGGGAGATCTGGTGGTCGAGTAA
- a CDS encoding LrgB family protein: MNSPLTVWERLLTLSQVLADTPMLAIAMTILAFFAANRLYIAIGRPVWLPPVVPAAAILAGMIALLGLDPDSYREGASWLMLLLGPATVALGVPLYQNIHHIRAMLWPIVLTLPIAASLAVGYTLVIAWALGASPTVMASLAPKSVTAAIALGIGDIIGSSVPMLMAALLITGVFTTLCVEVATRLLKITDERVIGFALGLNGHAIGTVRAFEISSTAGAFSSLGMSLTGLFTALLLPVLFNL, from the coding sequence ATGAATAGTCCGTTGACGGTTTGGGAGCGTTTACTGACGCTGTCTCAAGTGCTGGCAGACACGCCGATGCTTGCCATCGCGATGACTATATTGGCGTTTTTTGCAGCGAACAGATTGTACATCGCTATTGGCCGCCCGGTGTGGCTGCCACCGGTCGTGCCCGCAGCCGCCATTCTGGCCGGCATGATTGCGCTGCTAGGCTTGGATCCAGACAGTTATCGTGAAGGTGCGAGCTGGCTAATGCTGCTGCTGGGCCCGGCTACAGTGGCGCTGGGCGTGCCGCTGTATCAAAACATTCACCATATTCGTGCCATGCTCTGGCCTATCGTTCTCACCTTGCCCATAGCTGCCTCGTTGGCGGTCGGGTATACGCTGGTCATTGCCTGGGCGCTGGGTGCGTCGCCAACGGTTATGGCGTCGCTGGCACCAAAATCGGTTACGGCAGCCATCGCTCTGGGTATTGGTGACATCATTGGCAGCTCGGTTCCGATGTTGATGGCGGCTCTGTTGATTACCGGCGTATTTACCACCTTGTGCGTCGAGGTAGCCACCCGCCTGCTGAAAATTACGGATGAGCGGGTGATCGGTTTTGCGCTCGGCTTGAATGGCCATGCCATTGGCACCGTGCGGGCGTTTGAAATCAGCAGTACCGCAGGTGCTTTTTCTTCATTGGGCATGAGCCTGACCGGGTTGTTTACCGCGCTGCTGCTGCCGGTTCTTTTTAACCTGTGA
- a CDS encoding CidA/LrgA family protein — protein MSILRGFLILVLFFLLGESLRLVFLVPISGGILGLMLLTLYLMATGGVGNAVAGASQALISVLILLIMPGLTEIFFISGKFTGQWLAVSVSLLVGTFLSVVTTLVLLNVLARKLPSGSNNHE, from the coding sequence ATGTCGATATTACGGGGTTTTCTAATTCTGGTGCTGTTTTTCCTGCTCGGCGAATCACTGCGGCTGGTTTTTTTAGTGCCGATTAGCGGCGGCATTCTGGGGTTGATGCTGCTCACGTTGTATTTGATGGCGACCGGTGGCGTGGGCAATGCGGTGGCCGGTGCCAGCCAGGCTCTGATCTCGGTGCTTATTTTGCTGATTATGCCCGGCCTAACAGAGATATTTTTCATCTCCGGCAAGTTCACCGGGCAGTGGCTGGCGGTGAGTGTGTCTTTGCTGGTGGGCACCTTTTTGAGTGTGGTCACCACCTTGGTTCTGTTAAATGTGCTGGCGCGCAAACTGCCCTCTGGATCAAACAACCATGAATAG
- a CDS encoding YaeQ family protein, translated as MALKATIFKATLNIADMDRHYYADHQLTLARHPSENDERMMVRLLAFALNASEQLEFTKGLSTDDEPELWQKSLSNEIELWIELGLPDESRLRKACNRSKQVILYTYGGRGVPIWWDKNKAKLARFNNLTCVNLDPEATEQLAGLAQRAMSLQVTIQDGEVTFSNEHGLVALTPEPFA; from the coding sequence ATGGCGCTTAAAGCTACCATTTTCAAAGCCACGCTGAATATTGCCGATATGGATCGCCATTATTACGCCGACCACCAGCTAACCCTGGCCCGCCACCCGTCAGAGAACGACGAACGCATGATGGTACGGCTGCTGGCGTTTGCACTGAACGCCAGTGAGCAACTGGAGTTCACAAAAGGCCTGAGCACAGACGACGAGCCGGAACTGTGGCAAAAAAGCCTGAGCAACGAAATTGAACTTTGGATTGAACTGGGCCTGCCAGACGAAAGCCGCCTGCGCAAAGCCTGCAATCGCTCAAAACAGGTGATTCTTTACACCTACGGCGGCCGCGGCGTGCCTATATGGTGGGACAAAAATAAAGCAAAGCTGGCACGCTTTAACAACCTGACTTGCGTGAATCTGGACCCGGAAGCCACCGAACAGCTGGCTGGCCTGGCCCAGCGCGCCATGAGCCTTCAGGTAACCATTCAGGACGGCGAAGTGACCTTCAGTAATGAGCACGGGCTTGTGGCTCTAACGCCCGAGCCGTTCGCTTAG
- a CDS encoding IS5 family transposase, whose protein sequence is MKQTSFAQAEFAAKKKITRRERFLAEMEQAVPWSRLLKALSPYYYPESRGKRGRPPIPLKRILRMYFVQQWYALADEALEDAIYDSQALRDFVGIDLSVESVPDATTLLKFRHLLEKQALTQVIFEQINGHLAERGMLMREGTIVDATIIAAPPSTKNRAKARDRIVGPPEMHQAKKGNEWHFGMKAHIGTDADSGLVHSLTGTAANVADIIESEHLLHGDETEAYADAGYTGVAKRPEFQGSDVVWHVAEKRGKLKKMEEGPRKTLTAQRERVKAQIRAKVEHPFHVVKNLFRHRKVRYRGLLKNTAQLFTLFGLANLVLARRLNPSPCS, encoded by the coding sequence ATGAAGCAGACGAGTTTCGCCCAAGCCGAGTTCGCCGCCAAGAAAAAGATAACCCGACGTGAGCGGTTTCTGGCCGAGATGGAACAAGCCGTGCCCTGGTCACGGCTGCTGAAAGCGCTCTCGCCCTATTACTATCCCGAGTCTCGCGGCAAGCGAGGACGCCCGCCCATTCCCCTGAAGCGCATTCTGCGGATGTACTTTGTTCAGCAGTGGTATGCCCTGGCCGACGAAGCACTGGAAGACGCCATTTATGACAGCCAGGCCTTGCGTGACTTTGTCGGTATCGACCTGAGTGTGGAGTCGGTTCCGGATGCCACGACCCTGCTGAAGTTCCGCCACCTGCTGGAAAAGCAGGCCTTAACCCAAGTCATCTTTGAACAAATCAACGGCCACCTGGCCGAGCGCGGCATGCTCATGCGTGAAGGCACGATCGTAGATGCCACCATTATCGCCGCCCCGCCTTCGACCAAGAACCGGGCAAAGGCGCGGGACCGAATCGTCGGACCGCCAGAAATGCACCAAGCCAAAAAAGGCAATGAATGGCACTTTGGTATGAAGGCTCACATCGGGACGGATGCAGACTCCGGCCTGGTTCACAGCCTGACGGGTACGGCTGCCAACGTGGCGGATATCATCGAGTCCGAGCACCTGTTGCACGGTGATGAAACCGAGGCCTACGCGGACGCAGGCTATACCGGCGTGGCCAAACGCCCAGAGTTCCAAGGGTCGGATGTGGTCTGGCACGTGGCTGAGAAACGCGGCAAGCTTAAGAAGATGGAAGAAGGTCCTCGCAAAACTCTGACCGCCCAACGGGAGCGGGTCAAAGCTCAGATCCGCGCTAAGGTTGAGCATCCGTTCCACGTGGTGAAGAACCTGTTTCGGCACCGCAAGGTGCGCTATCGGGGGCTGCTAAAGAACACGGCGCAGCTGTTTACGCTGTTCGGCTTGGCCAATCTGGTACTGGCACGTAGGCTAAATCCGTCTCCATGTTCTTAA
- a CDS encoding UvrD-helicase domain-containing protein, protein MKISRLLVSGWALASDLRNWLIEPDAAATQRLPIELDKNQRFYATSRTDSGYRRIRGAAGSGKSLILAARAAELLGQGKQVLVVTFNITLLNYLMDVAVRWPASKGRTRSGVTWLNFHHWCSRVCDERGAEEEYAALWKENDPQVVLAKLLPELVKGLLDNSNDEEQYDAVLVDEGQDFYPEWWNVLRKVCKPGGEMLLVADITQDIYGTASAWTDEAMRGAGFSGKWAELDFSYRMPHLALEKAAEFAEMYLPAAGRMLPIHSQIDLGKR, encoded by the coding sequence CTGAAAATCAGCCGGTTATTAGTTTCTGGATGGGCACTAGCTAGTGATTTACGCAACTGGCTTATCGAGCCTGATGCCGCTGCGACTCAACGGCTACCAATTGAGCTCGATAAGAATCAACGCTTTTACGCTACCAGTCGAACTGATTCTGGTTATCGCAGGATAAGAGGTGCTGCGGGATCCGGGAAGTCATTGATTCTCGCCGCTCGTGCTGCCGAGCTTTTGGGGCAAGGAAAGCAAGTTCTTGTCGTAACGTTCAATATTACCTTGCTGAATTACCTGATGGACGTTGCTGTGCGTTGGCCAGCATCTAAAGGGCGGACGCGATCTGGTGTCACCTGGCTGAACTTTCATCATTGGTGCAGCCGAGTGTGCGACGAACGCGGTGCTGAAGAGGAGTATGCAGCACTCTGGAAAGAAAATGACCCTCAGGTGGTTCTTGCTAAATTGCTTCCGGAGCTTGTTAAAGGGTTGCTTGATAATAGTAATGATGAGGAGCAGTACGATGCGGTGTTGGTTGATGAGGGGCAGGACTTTTACCCCGAGTGGTGGAATGTCCTAAGAAAAGTGTGCAAGCCTGGAGGTGAAATGCTCCTTGTGGCTGATATTACGCAGGACATATACGGAACAGCTAGCGCCTGGACCGACGAAGCGATGAGAGGAGCAGGCTTTTCAGGTAAGTGGGCGGAATTGGATTTTAGTTATCGCATGCCTCACCTAGCGCTTGAAAAGGCCGCTGAATTTGCCGAGATGTATTTGCCCGCAGCTGGACGGATGCTGCCTATACATAGCCAGATTGACCTAGGGAAACGCTGA
- a CDS encoding ISNCY family transposase: MRETRNAQASIFEEYSNHEYGVRLRKLSEVLDRQPEILELVAADLIDVSVSAVGRTGLSAESVLRCLVLRQQLGFSYEQLAFHLSDSVTYRTFTRLPAHLSPSRSCLQSTIRSIQPETLERAHQVLTRNLLDTGMASLDKLRIDSTVVASNIAPPSDSQLLNDGVRVIRRLLAKSKIEIGLKVCFTDKRKAAKSLAFRIFNAKKATKDELYPDLLKIARLVLKQADRGRQQIIQGAEASASCQKWLDALAHYRELTWQVIEQTERRVIHGERVPSADKIVSLFEPHTDIIVKGFRDVQYGHKINLSSEVRGFITALTIEEGNPGDKTLFLPVLDFHQSVLGKLPRSVVADGGYASQANVAAGRAMGLKHVVFHKPVGVSLTAMGVKSKTFTALRHFRAGVEGNISELKRAFGATKAKWKGHDGFKAFVWASALSYNLVRLARLGPD, translated from the coding sequence ATGCGAGAGACCCGCAACGCTCAGGCCAGTATATTCGAAGAGTACTCGAATCACGAGTATGGCGTCAGACTCCGGAAGCTGTCGGAGGTTTTGGACAGGCAACCCGAGATTCTTGAGCTGGTGGCCGCAGATTTGATAGATGTGTCCGTTTCAGCCGTTGGGCGGACAGGTCTCAGCGCAGAGAGTGTTCTGCGTTGTCTGGTGTTAAGGCAGCAACTGGGTTTCAGCTATGAACAACTGGCGTTTCATTTGTCGGATTCGGTGACCTACCGAACCTTTACCCGATTGCCGGCTCACCTATCGCCCAGCCGGTCCTGCCTGCAGTCCACGATCCGCAGCATCCAGCCAGAAACCCTGGAACGGGCGCATCAGGTGCTGACAAGGAACCTGCTGGACACGGGTATGGCTTCACTGGATAAGCTGCGCATCGACAGCACGGTGGTGGCCAGCAATATTGCCCCACCCAGTGACAGCCAGTTGCTGAATGATGGCGTTCGGGTGATCCGTCGGCTGCTGGCAAAAAGCAAAATCGAAATCGGCCTGAAGGTCTGCTTTACCGACAAACGCAAAGCGGCAAAGTCACTGGCATTTCGCATATTCAACGCGAAAAAGGCGACCAAGGACGAACTCTATCCCGACTTGCTGAAGATCGCACGGCTGGTATTGAAGCAGGCGGATCGCGGACGCCAGCAGATTATTCAAGGGGCGGAAGCTTCCGCATCCTGCCAGAAATGGCTGGATGCTCTGGCGCACTACAGGGAGCTGACATGGCAGGTGATCGAGCAAACCGAGCGTCGCGTCATCCACGGTGAACGGGTTCCCTCTGCGGACAAGATCGTCAGCCTGTTCGAGCCGCACACCGATATTATCGTCAAGGGATTCCGCGATGTGCAGTACGGCCACAAGATCAACCTGAGCAGTGAAGTGAGAGGCTTTATCACCGCGTTAACCATCGAAGAGGGGAACCCCGGTGACAAAACGCTGTTCCTGCCGGTTCTGGATTTTCATCAATCCGTTCTGGGCAAGCTGCCTCGCTCCGTGGTCGCCGATGGCGGCTACGCCAGCCAGGCAAACGTCGCGGCCGGACGCGCCATGGGGCTTAAGCATGTAGTGTTTCACAAACCCGTTGGCGTATCGCTCACCGCCATGGGTGTAAAGTCGAAGACCTTTACCGCATTACGTCATTTTCGAGCCGGAGTCGAAGGCAATATCTCGGAGCTGAAAAGAGCCTTCGGAGCCACGAAAGCGAAGTGGAAAGGTCACGATGGCTTCAAGGCATTTGTCTGGGCCTCGGCGCTGAGCTACAACCTGGTACGGTTGGCGCGACTCGGTCCGGATTAG
- a CDS encoding LysR substrate-binding domain-containing protein has translation MRSLPPLTALRVFEAAGKYLSFTLAAKNLHVTQGAVSRQVKQLEDYLGVPLFVRLHHKLELTDAGRQLFPKLEQAFNLMEVAVQELRDPNQRQKLNILVPPTFASRWLAPRLADFHHHFPELELSIQDHESERNLFDCCIRFGRTAKTSHYSELLMLEQHVAVCAPSLIDKAQQLDTEERSLLHIIHEGQRLPVWQNWSQEAGMAGRLDMSRGMEFSTLDQVTNAAVNGAGFAIIDKHMISRELDAKALVPFSSVEVAGPYGYWLDVSNERQGLAKVMRFTEWLRESSRT, from the coding sequence ATGCGATCATTACCTCCTCTAACAGCATTACGCGTCTTCGAGGCTGCGGGTAAATACCTCAGCTTTACCCTGGCGGCAAAGAACCTTCACGTTACACAGGGGGCGGTTAGCCGTCAGGTGAAACAGCTGGAAGATTACCTCGGCGTGCCACTTTTTGTTCGTCTGCACCATAAATTGGAACTGACGGATGCCGGACGTCAACTGTTTCCAAAGCTAGAGCAGGCGTTTAACCTGATGGAGGTGGCTGTTCAAGAGTTGCGTGACCCTAACCAGCGGCAAAAGCTGAATATCCTAGTCCCACCCACCTTCGCGTCCCGCTGGTTGGCACCCCGTCTGGCGGATTTCCATCACCATTTTCCTGAGCTGGAACTTTCCATTCAGGATCATGAAAGCGAGCGCAACCTGTTCGATTGCTGCATCCGGTTTGGCCGCACCGCAAAAACCAGCCATTACAGTGAACTGTTGATGCTGGAGCAGCATGTTGCCGTCTGTGCGCCTAGCTTGATAGATAAAGCGCAGCAGCTGGATACGGAAGAACGAAGCCTTTTACATATTATCCACGAGGGGCAGCGCCTTCCAGTCTGGCAAAACTGGAGCCAGGAGGCTGGTATGGCCGGCCGTCTGGATATGAGCCGCGGTATGGAGTTCAGCACCCTCGATCAGGTCACCAACGCCGCCGTCAATGGAGCCGGTTTTGCCATCATAGATAAGCATATGATCAGCCGTGAACTGGACGCGAAAGCCTTGGTTCCGTTCAGCAGCGTAGAAGTTGCCGGTCCCTATGGTTACTGGCTTGACGTAAGCAATGAGCGGCAAGGATTGGCTAAAGTTATGCGTTTCACCGAATGGCTGCGGGAGTCGAGCAGAACCTGA
- a CDS encoding aldo/keto reductase, giving the protein MQYRRLGQSGLKVSRLCLGTMNMGSKAWKPWIFDEKESEPIIRHALDNGVNFIDLADFYSTGAGEEVVCNVLRRFGRRDELVITTKVGYAMSDDINARGHSRKHIFNAIDASLTRMGMDYVDIYMLHYFDTESPVEETMAALNDIVKAGKARYIGVSTMNTWQLAKILQVCDQNGWVRPINMQLQLNCAFREEEREMIPFCLDQGIGVSVFSPLARGILTSDLQSNRNKTDLFTQEMYNDQASKDISLSVAKIADARGCLPSQIAQAWVLNKPEITSMLVGADTTEQFNSALAALETRLTEEEVYELERNYTPCDLINDYTSGKRIPRYARPAQAPFAD; this is encoded by the coding sequence ATGCAATATAGACGACTCGGCCAATCCGGCCTTAAAGTATCTCGGCTTTGCCTTGGCACCATGAATATGGGTTCCAAAGCGTGGAAACCCTGGATTTTTGATGAGAAAGAAAGCGAGCCCATCATTCGCCACGCCTTGGACAATGGTGTCAATTTCATCGACCTGGCCGACTTTTATTCCACCGGCGCCGGTGAAGAAGTAGTTTGCAACGTTCTGCGTCGTTTCGGTCGCCGTGATGAGCTCGTGATCACCACCAAAGTGGGCTATGCCATGAGCGACGATATCAACGCTCGAGGTCATTCACGGAAGCATATCTTTAATGCTATCGACGCGTCTCTGACTCGTATGGGTATGGATTACGTAGATATTTACATGCTCCACTATTTCGACACCGAATCTCCGGTGGAAGAAACAATGGCTGCCCTGAATGATATTGTAAAAGCCGGTAAAGCCCGCTACATCGGGGTTTCCACGATGAACACCTGGCAATTGGCGAAAATCCTGCAAGTCTGCGATCAGAACGGTTGGGTTCGTCCAATCAACATGCAGCTGCAGTTAAACTGTGCCTTCCGTGAAGAAGAACGCGAGATGATTCCATTCTGCCTGGACCAGGGGATTGGTGTATCGGTGTTCAGCCCGCTAGCTCGAGGCATACTGACCAGCGACCTGCAATCAAATCGTAATAAGACCGACTTATTCACTCAAGAGATGTACAACGATCAGGCTTCGAAGGACATTTCACTCTCCGTTGCCAAGATTGCGGATGCCAGAGGCTGTCTGCCATCACAGATTGCCCAGGCCTGGGTATTAAACAAGCCTGAGATTACTTCCATGCTGGTTGGTGCTGATACAACAGAGCAGTTTAATAGTGCCTTAGCTGCACTGGAAACAAGGCTGACTGAAGAGGAAGTTTACGAACTGGAACGTAATTACACGCCATGCGATCTAATCAATGACTATACCTCTGGCAAGCGTATTCCCCGCTACGCACGGCCAGCACAGGCGCCCTTTGCCGACTGA